CTTTAAGATAGTCATTGAGGTTTTTCTGAGAACGCCAGTTGCTGTGGAAATTAAGATATTCCTTAACGATAAAACCCTCAACATTAGGTTGTTTTGACTCAACATCTTTATCATTTATCCCATAGTTCCCAATCTGCGTGTAAGTCATTACGACTATCTGCCCCTTGTAAGAAGGGTCTGTAATGATTTCCTGATAGCCTGTCATTGAGGTGTTGAAGACGACCTCGCCTATGACTTCGCCTTCATAGCCGAAACTCCTGCCCTCAAATACCGTCCCGTCTGATAACACTAAAAGCGCTTTTGCTTTATTCAAGCTCATAATATTCACGGCGGGTTTCTAAATAAAAAGGCTTAAGACTGCCGCTCACAGGCTTCCATGAAAAACTTTTTTGACTTGACCGCTTGAACCCATGACCCCTTGAACCCTTTGTTTATTATTCCCATTCGTAGATTTTTCCCTTGGATACGGTCTTTAAAACTGCGCCCTTTAACTGCCATCCTTTAAACGGCGTGTTTTTACCCTTAGATAAAAACCTGTCCGGCTCAACGATGAACTCCCCGGAGAGGTCTATTACAGCCAAATCTGCATCTGCGCCTTCCGCAAGTGTTCCCTTTGGAATTCCTATTATTCCTGAGGGAGTTACGCTCATTTTCATGATAAGTTGCTTTAAGCTTAAAACCCCTTGTTCCACCAGTTTAAGCCCTAAACTGAATGCAGTCTCAAGCCCTGAAATTCCAAAAGAAGCAGCGTCAAATTCCTTATTGTACTTATCATCTATGTGATGGGGTGCGTGGTCGGTTGCAATCACATCAATTGTGTTATCTTTCAACCCCTGCTTGACGGCCTCAACATCCCTTTCTGTCCTTAACGGCGGATTTACCTTTGCGCTTGTATTATAGTTATTAACCGCATCTTCGGTAAGACAGAAATAATGCGGGCATGTCTCTGCAGTTACACTGATGCCGCGTTCTTTTGCATCCCTTATCAATCTCACCGAACCCTCTGTTGATACATGCGCAATATGAAGCCTTCCGCCTGTGAGTCCTGCCAGCGCAATGTCCCGCGCAACCATCACTTCCTCTGCCGCCTTTGGAATTCCCCTTAAGCCGAGCGTGGTTGAAATAAATCCCTCGTTTATTACACCGCCCTCAGACAGCTTTAAATCTTCGCAGTGCGAGATAATCAGGACATTAAATATTTTTGAATACTCAAGCGCCCTCCTCATGATAAGGCTGTTCGTAACAGGCCTGCCGTCGTCTGAGAAGGCGATGCAGCCCGCCTCTTTCATCATCCCCATTTCAGCAAGTTCTTCGCCCTTTTGCCCTTTTGTAATTGCGCCGATGGGATAAACAAAGCAAGCGCCCTCTGCATAATTTTTTCTCAGTATGAATTCAGTTACTGTCTTGTTATCATTTACGGGATTTGTATTCGGCATACAGCATACAGACGTAAAGCCTCCCCTGACAGCCGCCATTGTGCCGGTCCTTATGGACTCCTTGTATTCAAAACCCGGGTCCCTCAGGTGGGCATGCATATCAACAAGCCCCGGAATTACAATACATCCGGAGGCATCAATTATCTTGTCGGTTTTAGGTCCCTTTGCCTTCGGGTACACGCCCCGTATTTTTTTACCCTCTATAAGTATTTCATAGTGGCCGTCAATATTCTGCGCCGGATCAATAACCCTGCCGTTTTTTATAAGGATGCTCATCCCGTTAGCCCTCCATTAAGACAATTATCAAGGCTCATTCCTTTACCCCCGAGAGCAAATATAATACAGCCATTCTTACTGCCAGCCCGTTTGTCACCTGCTCAAGAATTACAGACCGGGGACCGTCTGCCGCATCCGTGGAAATTTCAATTCCGCGGTTTATCGGTCCGGGATGCATGACCATTGCGTCGTCTTTTGCCAGTTTTAATCTGTCGCCGGTTAAACCGTAAAGCTTAAAATATTCCTCAAGCGAAGGGAAAAAGCCCCTGTTCTGTCGTTCAAGCTGAATCCTCAGCGTCATAATAACATCTGCGCCCCTGATGCCTTCTTCCATAGAATTGTAAATATCAACCGGCAGATTATTAATCGCAGCGGGCATAAGCGTCGGAGGACCGATAAGCCGGACCTTTGCGCCGAGTTTTGTTAAACCGTATATGTTGGATTTTGCAACTCTGCTGTG
This genomic interval from Nitrospirota bacterium contains the following:
- a CDS encoding dihydroorotase encodes the protein MSILIKNGRVIDPAQNIDGHYEILIEGKKIRGVYPKAKGPKTDKIIDASGCIVIPGLVDMHAHLRDPGFEYKESIRTGTMAAVRGGFTSVCCMPNTNPVNDNKTVTEFILRKNYAEGACFVYPIGAITKGQKGEELAEMGMMKEAGCIAFSDDGRPVTNSLIMRRALEYSKIFNVLIISHCEDLKLSEGGVINEGFISTTLGLRGIPKAAEEVMVARDIALAGLTGGRLHIAHVSTEGSVRLIRDAKERGISVTAETCPHYFCLTEDAVNNYNTSAKVNPPLRTERDVEAVKQGLKDNTIDVIATDHAPHHIDDKYNKEFDAASFGISGLETAFSLGLKLVEQGVLSLKQLIMKMSVTPSGIIGIPKGTLAEGADADLAVIDLSGEFIVEPDRFLSKGKNTPFKGWQLKGAVLKTVSKGKIYEWE